The Methanosphaera sp. genome contains a region encoding:
- a CDS encoding sulfite exporter TauE/SafE family protein: MDFLLYILLLLCGGCFSGLMAGLLGVGGGIIITPIQYNLMLMNGVEASIALPMSFATSLAVIFVTMINSSQKHYKNGMIEKTGLGLLMIFGVIGAVSGALISTTVNVRYLEIFFGIVCIFSAINMIVLKYPENDDNINKNSLAHGLLGLIAGLLSGLMGVGGGVIMIPALTILFKYPTRKAIGTSSAAIIATSLGGIIAYIILGQGVVGLPSFSIGYVNILQFVFIAITSTLISGYAAKLSQKINTKYLKALQVVLVLYIGLNMLRII, translated from the coding sequence ATGGATTTTTTATTATATATATTGCTTCTTTTATGTGGTGGCTGCTTTAGTGGTCTAATGGCAGGACTTCTTGGTGTTGGTGGTGGAATTATTATCACACCTATCCAGTATAATTTAATGCTGATGAATGGTGTTGAAGCTTCAATTGCACTTCCTATGTCATTTGCAACATCTCTTGCTGTTATATTTGTTACAATGATTAATAGTAGTCAGAAACATTATAAAAATGGAATGATTGAAAAAACAGGACTAGGACTTTTAATGATCTTTGGTGTTATTGGTGCAGTAAGTGGTGCTTTAATATCAACAACTGTAAATGTACGTTATCTTGAAATATTTTTTGGAATTGTATGTATATTTTCTGCAATTAATATGATAGTTCTTAAATATCCTGAAAATGATGATAATATCAATAAAAACTCACTTGCTCATGGACTTCTTGGTCTTATAGCAGGTCTTCTTTCAGGACTTATGGGTGTTGGTGGTGGAGTTATTATGATTCCAGCATTAACAATTCTTTTTAAATATCCTACACGTAAAGCTATTGGTACATCATCTGCTGCAATTATTGCAACAAGTCTTGGTGGTATTATTGCATACATCATACTAGGACAGGGTGTTGTTGGTCTTCCAAGCTTTTCTATTGGATATGTAAATATACTTCAGTTTGTATTTATTGCAATAACAAGTACTCTTATTTCAGGTTATGCTGCAAAATTATCACAGAAAATTAATACTAAATATCTTAAAGCATTACAAGTTGTACTTGTTTTATATATTGGACTTAATATGCTTAGGATAATTTAA